The region CAACTCAGCTTACTCCGGGCAGCACGGAGGCAGCCTGCCCTTTTCATTTGGGGTCGTGGCAGACAAGCAATGCACTTGCCCTGCAAGCAAGCTGATGTGGGAGCGTTACCCACCGACTCCACCAATCTTCAACTGCGGGAAACTCGACCAGATGCACAGAGAGAAGCCTCATAAACTTCTTCAGGTGGGTGTGACTCCCACTCCCGCTACCAATTCACTGGGAAGTGATCCGGCTGCCCGACGGTAAATCGGGCGTCAGAAAACAAAAGCGGAAGTGACGAACTGGAGCATGACCAGCACTTCCCACCAGCCTTCGCCATAGCTTCGCTGGGCCAGCCATTTCGGACTCGTAGCTCAATGAGCAGAGCAACCCGTTGTCTGCGGGAAGGCTGAGGGTGCAAGTCCCTTCGGGTCCGCCATTTCTCGGAACGCAGCTCAGTCTTTAGAGCACCCGGCTTGGGACCGGGAGGCCACAGGTGGAAATCCTGCCGTTCCGTGCCAGCGGTCGAATCAAATTGACCCGTCCGGGGTCGAAATGATTGACCCGTCGCTCATTGTCGCAAAAAGAGACATGTTTTCTTTAAATCATTCCGCAACAACGTGATAAGGGAGTGATTTAAAGGAAACATGTCGGCCAGGGTGGGTCAGCCATTTCGACCCCGGACGGGTCAATCAATTCGACCGCTGACAGTTCCGACCATCTCCTATTGCTGCCGTGGTCGAATACATGAGGCGTCCGTCTTCTAAACGGAACGATGCAGGTGGGGATCCTGTCGGCAGCACCATTGCCAGGTAGTGTGAAAGTAGCACGGCGGCCTGTTAAGCCGCTTGTCTTGGTGCGAGTCCAAGTCTGGCAGCCAATATAAGTTAGTTCATTCGCGATGGGCGAGCCTCGTGCGGATCGCCGCGTCAATCTCAACCCTGAATTGCCACATCCTCCGGATGATTGGCCGAGCAGAAATAACCCGGTCCCGAATACCGACTGAAACTCCGGGTTGCGTGGCCGCCATCTCTGGACCATCCGCCCTTTTCAAACACTTAACGAAAGGACACTCCATTCCATGAAGCCTGTCATCCGTAATCAAAGCTCATTGCTCTTTCGCAAGAGCTATAAGCCGAATCGTCTTATTCGCATCCGACCCACGGCCAAGCCCGGCGTCACCTTTCGTCCGATGCGACAGTTCGGTTTGAAGCCGCAACTTGAATTCGTCTCGTAGCTCAAAAGCAGAGCACCCGCCTGATAAGCGGGAGAACGCGGAGCGTTACCGCGCGGGACGACCATCCTTCGCTCCCCGAGCTACGGCTCGGCGAGTCCCTTCCCCGAGTAGCTGAGGCAGATTAGCGCCTCGCTGAAGACGAGGAGACGTTGGTGCGATACCAACCTCGGGGACCATTTCGGTCCGTGAATGCAAAACAGCTCAAGCAGCCGGCCTTTCAAGTCGGGCCTAATCGGTGCAAGTCCGATCACGGATGCCATTTTGTCCGCGTAGCTCAGTGAGATCAGAGCGCCACCGTGCGAAGGTGGAGGTCGCAGGTGCGATTCCTGCCGTGGACGCCACTTTGCCTCTGTGCCTCAGAAGCGACAGGACGAGTTTTGTAAACTCGTATTCGTCGGTGCGAGTCCGACCAGAGGCTCCATTTCATGGTGATCATGATGTAACAGCAGCATCACGCCCCGTGAAGGCGTTTGTGCCGGTGCGAATCCGACTGGTCACCCCATTTTCGACGGGTCGCAGGATTGGGTTATCGTTCATCACGACGTGGTCGCCGGTTCGAGTCCGGCCTCCGGAACCAATGCCGGAGTAGCTCAGGGGTAGAGCGCGTATTCCCAGTTCGTCTCTTATCCGTCGTCCATCGCTGCGGCTCGACCAAGTCGCAGCCTAATCCTCCACAATACAAATCGTACTTATGAGATCAGACATGCACAAAGTCGTCGTCGAGCGGCCACGGAAAGATCGCCATTGGGCCAAGTCGCGACCGCGTCCGAAACCGCCCTTCGATGACCTGCCTCACCATGAATCCATCAAAGCTCGGCACATACACCGCAAACACTTCAGCGATCTGCTTGGGCCCCTCAAACGTTGGTTGCGCTCGCAAGTCGGCCGTCCCTGGAACGATATTTATTCCGAGGCGTGTGCGGTCATCAAACCGGACAGCATCGTCCGCGCCCACATCAAGGGACACATGCTCCAATATGTGCAACGCCACACCTTCATGCACGGTGGTAAGGTTTGCGTGATCGATCAAGACTATCTTAGGTTGGGTATGATTCCTGTGGAGGAACGGCAGCACTGTTCAAATCTATTCTTTGTTCATCCTGACACAGGCTTGCTGTGCGCTGTCGCACAGCCGCCAAGCAAACACCTCGAGATTCCGAGGCCGCGGAAGCAGCCGGAGACACTACGCTGGCTCAACGAATGTTTTGCGTTAAAACAAATAAAGGGCCTTTGGTTTGAATGCCAGTTTCGCCACGTCCCGCCCAAAGGACAACTTCGGGTCTACGACCATGCGCTTGGAAAGCATGTCCTCCGCAAGAAATTGCATTGGCGCGATGGGCAACAACTGCACTGTTTCGCCAAGCGCCAGCTTTCGCGCCGCCAATTGCGCCACTTTGGCCTGCGCAATTCACCGATCGCTTCCTCCATTGGGGCGCAGTCTTCAGTCCGAAGCTTTGGCTTTGGGTTGAGGACTGCGCTCCAGTAGTGGCGGGCCGGACCTAGATTGTGGGTTCTCGCGTGTTATGGGTTCAAATCCAGCGGCCGGCTCGACAGGTCGGCCTAGCTCAACGGTAGAGCAGCCCCGCTTTGTTCGCGGGGAAATTCCACGGCATCCCTTGCCCATCTGAATCTTGATCGGTCCGCGGCTGTCGACATCCAACCGCACCATGCATACGGAGGCCGTATGGCAAACAACACACAAGATGATTCCCCTTTTGAAATCACCAGCAAGCGACGCAAAGGTTTCCCGTCGAGACTCGGGTGAAACGTGGCGTGCGCGTCGTTCACGGTCAAAAGGAGCTCTTTGAAAGGCTCGGGCGCAAGGATCTTTGCCCGTGCGGTTCAGGACGCAGCTTTTAAGAACTGCTGTCTCCGCTCCGGACGTTACGACGGTTCAAAACGGAATCACTTTTTTCCGCGAGTAGTCATCCATCAATTTCTGCGGGCCGAAGAACATGGGTTACCTCTGTTCAAGGACAATTCCCACGTTCCCAACTTGCCCGCAGTTCAACCCACGCAATCGTGCCGAGAGTTGGCGGCGCATCAGATGAAAGGAGGCCTCCATGGCTATCCACTACGCGAAGCATTTGAACCGACGCCGCACACCCCAGTCGCAACCGATTCCCGGCACGAACCAGGTTCGCAACTCGAACAGCTGTTGCTCGTGGCAGGTGGATGACTGGACGCGCCTCGACCGCTTCCTGATCCTCGGTGCTGAAGGCGGCACCTACTACATCAACGAGCGCGATCTGGTGAAGCAGAACCACGACGCCATCGTGCGTTGCATCAAGGCGGACGGTGTTCGCGCCGTGAACCGCATCGTTGAAATCAGCGATGCCGGTCGCGCGCCGAAGAACGATCCGGCCATCTTCGCTCTCGCGCTGGTCGCGACGCACGGTGATGCGCAGGCCAAGGCTGCTGCGTTCGCGAACCTGGGCAAGGTCTGCCGCATCGGGACCCACCTGTTCCACTTCGCGGAATACGTGAACGCGATGCGCGGTTGGGGTCGCGGTCTGCGCAACGCCGTGGCGCGTTGGTATGGGGACTCTGAAGCCGACGCTCTCGCCTACCAGGCTGTGAAGTATCAGCAGCGCGACGGTTGGTCGCACGGTGACCTGCTCCGCCTTGCTCATCCGAAGGCCCCTTCGCCACAGCACGATGCGGTCTTCCGCTGGATGCTCAACGGCGCGGAGTCGCTCCGCGAACGCGAAGTGAAGCGCAAGGTTCGCGGTGAGGACCGCGTGGCAAAGTATGGTGCGGTCGGCGCACTGCCGAAGATCATCGAAGCGTTCGAGCAGGCCAAGCGAGCATCGAGCAAGGATGAAATCGTGAAGCTCATCACGGAGTTCGACCTGCCGCGCGAAGCCCTCCCGACGCAGTGGCTCAACGAGGTCGCTGTCTGGGACGCGCTGCTCGCTCGCATGCCCATGATGGCCATGGTTCGCAACCTCGCCAAGATGACAAGCATCGGCCTCATCAAGCCATTCAGCGATGCCAAGAAACTCGTTCTTCGGAAGCTGAAGGATGAAACGGCGCTGAAGCGTTCGCGCCTCCACCCGCTCGCCGTTCTGGTGGCACAGAAAATCTACGCCCAGGGGCACGGCGACAAAGCTGCGCTAAAGTGGTCGCCAGTCTCGGCGATCGTAGACGCACTGGATGAGGCGTTCTACGCGACGTTCCCTAACGTTGAGCCGTGCAACAAGCCGGTTCTGCTCGCACTCGACGTGAGCGGTTCGATGGCGTGCTCGATCATCGCCGGTTCCAGTATCAACGCCCGTGAAGCGAGCGCAGCCATGGCGCTGATCACGGCGGCGACGGAGCCGGAACATGAAATCATCGGGTTCTCCGCTCCAGATCGTGGTGGTTACGGCGGGATGCATGGCGGCGGTGAACCGGGCATCACCCGCGTCAACGTGTCGCCTCGCATGAGACTCTCCGAAGTCATCAAGCACATCGAAAGCATTCCGATGGGCGGCACGGACTGCTCTCTGCCCATGTTGTGGGCGGCCCGCAACAAGCTGAACGTGTCAGGCTTCGTGACCTACACGGACAGTGAAACGTGGGCGGGCAACATTCATCCGGCGCAAGCGCTGCGTCAGTATCGCAGTGAGTTCGTCGGAGACGCAAAGGCGGTCGTTGTCGGCATGACCTCCAACGGCTTCACCCTCGCTGATCCGAACGACCGCGGAATGCTCGACGTGGTGGGCTTCGACACATCCGTGCCGGCAGTGATTGCGAACTTCGTTCGCGAGTAGCGAACGGTCCAAAGGACGCCAAGACAAGGTAACCACGCAGGCGGAGGTGAAAGCTTCCGCCTGCGCTTCCCACTTCTATCCCGTTGGCCGAGCAGTTCAGGCGGCGGTTTGCAAAACCGCAGAGGCTGGTGCGATTCCAGCACGGGATTCCATTTCTCCGAGCATAAGTGTTGAGAGATACACGCCGGTCTTCCAAACCGGAATACAGGGCGCGCTACCCTGATGCTCGTCCATTTTCGCGACGCGAACCGGTGCCGGTCAGGACTTCACAGGCCTGGCTGCGGCGGTTCAACTCCGCCTTCGCGTCGCGTCTCTTTCGGGCTGCAAGCACTGCAGCGATGCAGCGGTCTCTTAAACCCACAAAGCGCAGAGGTCCTTGCGCACGGCCCTCAAGGGCAGCACCGAGGCGACCCACCATCCTTCGCCGATGTGGCTCAGCAGCGACAGCACCCGTTTGGTAAGCTCAGACATCCTGACCTCAAGCGGGAGATGCGGGACGGATGCAGAAGGGATGTGAGACCAGAGTGACGTGAAGCCGGCTCAGTCGCAAGCCGGAGGCTTGCCAGCTGTGAGCCGGTGGTTGAGAGGCGAAGCGACGATACCACCGGTCCACAGGGTCGCCCAAGCATATGCATCCGGAAGGGATGCCAGCGTCACAGGTGCCGATACCCGGGGTGTGCGGGTTTCAGGTCTCCAGAGCCGATGCTTCATGGGCAAGGGGCGGACCGCTCATCCCTGAGCTCCAGGTCAAAAGAACAAGGGAGAGAACCGGAAGTAATGGTTGCACGGTTCCTTAGCCCTCTGCGACCCCTTCCGGGGTCGACGACGCTGTCGTGCCCAGGATCCGGGGGTGGCGCTCGTGCCTCGCGCCACCCCCGGGTTATGGCTGGCATCCCTTCGGGATGACCCGTGGTCGAGCAGACTTTTGTTCCGCGACCGATGCGTTGTGTTTTTTCGCCGCTTCAGACCGTCGCATGCTGAGACCACTAACCTCCGCATCGTCGATCGGCTCCATTTCGAGGAAGGAACGGCAGATTGAACAATCGTTGAGAGAACCGTTGGGCATCATCGTTCAACGGGATCTCTGCCTTCGGCGCTCCTTCTTCGATCCTTTTGCTCCCGTAGCTCAACCATCAGAGCGCCGCGCTTCGAACGCGGAGGTTGCAGGTGAGATTCCTGCCGGGAGTGCCAATTGCGGGCATGGGGTTCAACCCGAACAGCAGAGGGTCCAGACTCAGAATCGAACAGCCTGGGGAGTGCAATGCTCCCCACGCCGACCCGTTTGGAATGTCAACCGGACGAGCGAGCCGGACCTGTTTGCTAAACAGTGGGCTCCCCGAATGGGGAGTGTGGTGCGAGTCCACGGCATTCCGCCATTCTCTCGTCGAGTTAGGAGGCTTCCGGAGCCATGGCCTACTCGAGTTGCGCGATCCTTTCGGCTTCGCGCAGCAAGCCATTGAGTGCTTCGCGATCCAGATACCGTCCACGCAAAACCACAGCGCGAATCCCTTTGGTGTTGGTAATCTTCTCCAACGGATTCGCGTCCAGCAGGACGAGGTCGGCGATCTTGCCCACAGCGACGGTGCCTGTGTCGTCCAACTTCAGAAACGCGGCGGGATTGCGCGTGGCGGACTGCAGGGCCTGCATCGGCGTGAGTCCGGCCTGGACCATCAGTTCAAGTTCGTCGTGGAGGTCGAATCCCGGATACGAACCGGCCGGACCCACATCGGAACCGGCGAGCAAGAGCACACCGGCCTGTTGCATCTTTTTGACGAGCGGCAGTGCGATCCGGAATTCCTGCGCCTTGTTCTCATAAAATTCCGGCGTCAACTGATTCTTGTCTCGGGAGACCAGTTCCGCGGTCCACTGGGCGGCGGATCGTGAGACGTATTTGTCCCGCGGGTTCGGATTCGTCCGGCCGAACTGAGTCGCCATCCGATGCGAGACCAGGGTGGGAGTAAAGGCCGTCTTGTTGCTGGAGAAGAGCGCAAACAACGCGTCCGCCGATTCCTGTGCGAACCTGTCGAGTGCCGCGGCGTAAGATTCGCTTTGGTGAGAATGGGCGAAAGTTCCTTCGAAGAGCGTTATCACGTGCTCAATGAATGCTTGTCCCGCCTGGGAGGCCTCCTGCGGCGTCACCGTTCTCGGAATGTGCCCCGCGACCGAAAGCCCCAGCTTCCGGCTTTCATCGACCGCACCGAAGTAGGCCTCGCGGGAAATCGCACGATGAACCTTGATGCAGTCCACTCCACACTTGTAAAGGGCACGCACGGCCCCGCGCGCCTCTGATTCGTTCATGACCGCAACCTAGTGAACTCCAAACTGGCGGCCGTTCAGCGTTGGCCCGGCGCGGATAATGCGCGGACCGACCAACAATCCTGAGTCGATTTTGATTCGCCATTCGTCGATGTCCCGGAGAAGACCGCCCAAATCACGCACGCCGGTCACTCCGTTCGCGACCAGCGCCGGCAAGGCGCTCGCTCTCGTCGAGAACATGTGAATATGCATGTCCCAGAGCCCAGGGATCAGATATTTGCCGGAGGCATCGATCACCTTTGCGTTCCGGGGAACCGCCACGCTTCCATCCTTGCCCAGCGCCTGAATCCGGTTACCTTCAATCACCACCGTCATTCCGGACTGGGCCAATGCGCCGGAGCCGTCGATGACCGTCACGTGGGAAATGACAGCTAGGTTCGTGTCGGTGGTCGGCTGGGCGGCGAAAACTGGAAGCGCCGCCGCAGCGAAGAGGATGAGCAGCCGAACCATAAGGCAACCTATGAAAAGTCATGTTTCACGTCATGAAAATTCTCGCACCAACGGTGGCGGGAATTCCCGGTGCCAGCCCCGATTCCGAATGGATTTCCTTCATGCGCGCGTAGCTCAAAGAGAGCCGGCGGCCTTATACCCCGCATCGCACTAGATCAGTGCCGGGTTCCGGAGCGTTACCGGACGCGCCTACCCATTTGTCCCCATAGCTCAACCCACAGAGCAGACGTGTCCTCAGCGTCAGGTTGTCGGTGAGAGTCCGGCTGGGGACACCACTTTGGGCGGGTGGTTAAGCGGGAAAAGCAGACCGCGCAGATCGAGAGTCTATGAGCCTTGGAGGTGCAAGTCCTCTCTCGCCCATTCATTTCAAGGAGTCGAAGCCACAGCAGACCGGCACCGGACTTTTAATCCGGTAGGGTGAGGTTGCAACTACCTCCGGCTCCACCAATTCATTGCCGGGTCGTCTAATCGTAGGACAGCGCCCTTTGAAGGCGCGAATGCTGGTGCGATTCCAGCCCTGGCAGCCAGTCCTGGCAAGTCGAGCTTCAACCCGCCCGGTGGTGAAATAGCATCACGTCTGGCCTACACCCAGAAATCGAGGGGGCAGAACCTTCTCGGGCGACCATGGCCTCGTTGCATCATCAGGAGTGCGCCGGTCTCTGACACCGGAGGACCTGGAGCGAAGCCAGGCGAGGCAGCCCATTTCCCATGGCCGTGCGCAAGCACCAACAAAGAACAAACACCTCATTGCGCGAAACGCAGCGGCCGTGTGCAAACGCTTTATGAGCGACATACTGAACAAGACCATTGTGCTGGTGCTGAACCGCAACTGGCAGGCGATGAACATTCGCACGCCACAGGAGGCGTTCTGCCAAATGGCCACGAACGTTGCGACCGCGCTGGAAATTGACGGCGAGAACCACATCCGCCCCGTCACGTGGGACGAGTGGATCACGCTGCCCATCCGCGATGGCGACAACGCGGTCCAGACTGTGCGCGGTGCGATCCGCGTGCCAACCGTAATTGTGGCGATGAACTTCGCGAAGGTGCCCAAGAAGCGTCCGAAGCTCTGCGCAAAGACCATCCGCGAACGCGACGGCAATCGTTGCCAGTACAGCGGCAAGCTTCTGCGCCCTGACGAAGGCAGCCTCGACCACGTTCTTCCCCGCTCCCGCGGCGGCAAGGACGCCTGGGACAATCTCGTGTGGGCAGACAAGGCCGTGAACGCGAAGAAAGGCAACCGCCTGCCGCACGAGGCTGGCTTGCAGCTACTCACCCTGCCGCGCGCACCGAAGGAACTGCCCGTGACGGCACTCATTCGCAACGCCTACGGCATCGTGGATTGGAAGATGTTCGTGAAGGAATGAATCAACGGGCGGGCGGGCCGCAAGGCTCGCCCTGCCCAACCATGTAAAATAGACTATGACTGTGAACGACCTGCCGACGATTTGCCGGTTTTCAGTGTCCACATCATCTGAGAAATCGAAGTCGTCGTTCAACTCAGGAAGA is a window of Verrucomicrobiota bacterium DNA encoding:
- a CDS encoding TROVE domain-containing protein; protein product: MAIHYAKHLNRRRTPQSQPIPGTNQVRNSNSCCSWQVDDWTRLDRFLILGAEGGTYYINERDLVKQNHDAIVRCIKADGVRAVNRIVEISDAGRAPKNDPAIFALALVATHGDAQAKAAAFANLGKVCRIGTHLFHFAEYVNAMRGWGRGLRNAVARWYGDSEADALAYQAVKYQQRDGWSHGDLLRLAHPKAPSPQHDAVFRWMLNGAESLREREVKRKVRGEDRVAKYGAVGALPKIIEAFEQAKRASSKDEIVKLITEFDLPREALPTQWLNEVAVWDALLARMPMMAMVRNLAKMTSIGLIKPFSDAKKLVLRKLKDETALKRSRLHPLAVLVAQKIYAQGHGDKAALKWSPVSAIVDALDEAFYATFPNVEPCNKPVLLALDVSGSMACSIIAGSSINAREASAAMALITAATEPEHEIIGFSAPDRGGYGGMHGGGEPGITRVNVSPRMRLSEVIKHIESIPMGGTDCSLPMLWAARNKLNVSGFVTYTDSETWAGNIHPAQALRQYRSEFVGDAKAVVVGMTSNGFTLADPNDRGMLDVVGFDTSVPAVIANFVRE
- a CDS encoding amidohydrolase family protein gives rise to the protein MNESEARGAVRALYKCGVDCIKVHRAISREAYFGAVDESRKLGLSVAGHIPRTVTPQEASQAGQAFIEHVITLFEGTFAHSHQSESYAAALDRFAQESADALFALFSSNKTAFTPTLVSHRMATQFGRTNPNPRDKYVSRSAAQWTAELVSRDKNQLTPEFYENKAQEFRIALPLVKKMQQAGVLLLAGSDVGPAGSYPGFDLHDELELMVQAGLTPMQALQSATRNPAAFLKLDDTGTVAVGKIADLVLLDANPLEKITNTKGIRAVVLRGRYLDREALNGLLREAERIAQLE
- a CDS encoding amidohydrolase family protein, with protein sequence MVRLLILFAAAALPVFAAQPTTDTNLAVISHVTVIDGSGALAQSGMTVVIEGNRIQALGKDGSVAVPRNAKVIDASGKYLIPGLWDMHIHMFSTRASALPALVANGVTGVRDLGGLLRDIDEWRIKIDSGLLVGPRIIRAGPTLNGRQFGVH
- a CDS encoding HNH endonuclease, with the protein product MSDILNKTIVLVLNRNWQAMNIRTPQEAFCQMATNVATALEIDGENHIRPVTWDEWITLPIRDGDNAVQTVRGAIRVPTVIVAMNFAKVPKKRPKLCAKTIRERDGNRCQYSGKLLRPDEGSLDHVLPRSRGGKDAWDNLVWADKAVNAKKGNRLPHEAGLQLLTLPRAPKELPVTALIRNAYGIVDWKMFVKE